Part of the Arcobacter sp. LA11 genome, ACTTAAATCTTTTGGAAACTTTTCAAAATCATCTTCATCTAAACCAAACTCTAAAGCAATTTTTCTTGATTCTTCTTCTCTTTTATCTTTTTTTATTCCTTTTGCTTTTAATCCTAAAGAGATATTATCAATTACATTTTTCCAAGGAAGTAACCTTGCTTCTTGAAAAGCATAAGAAGAGGATTCAAAACTATTTTTTATCTTTCCTTCTTCCAAGTCAAGAAGATGCGCACAAAGATGTAAAAGTGTCGTTTTACCTCCTCCACTAGGACCTACTATTGATAAAACTTTTCCTTTTTGAAGTTTAAAATTTATATCTTTTAATATATCATCAAAGCCAAAAGAATGAGAGACATCTTCTACTAGTAACTCTTCTATTCTCTCCATAACTCTACCTCTCTTTTTATTGGTTCTAAAATTAAATATTCAATTAATAATAAAGAACCAATCATAATTACAACTAAAGCTAAAGCTGTTGGAGTATCAAGTTGACTTCTTGCAATTGCTAAAGCAGCTCCTATTCCATCATTTGCAGATAAAAGTTCAGCCATTACTACAATTTTCCAAGACATACCAAGTGCACTAACCCATGCAGGGAAAATATATGAAAAAATATGAGGAAAATAAATATCCAAAAGCTTCATTCTAAAAGGTAATTTAAAACTATCCGCCATCTCTTTTAAATCACCTTCTATTGTTCTAGTTCCTTGTAACGCTCCAATAAAAATTATCGGAAAAGATGCAACTATAACTGTAAATATAACTGTCATATCACTCATACCAAACCAAATCATTGCTAATACAATCCATGCAATAGGAGGCATACCAACAAGTATAGTTACTATTGGTCTACTCATAATTGATGCAGTTACAAAAAGACCCGATAAAAGTCCTAAAAATGAACCAAATAAAAGTGAAATAGAGAAACCATAAACTGCTCGTTTAATAGTTAATAAAATATCTACCCACACAGCATCATCTTTTAACATAACAAATAGTGTTGAAAATGTTTCTTTTGGACTAGGAAGGACTAAGTTCCCATATAATTGATTTCCTAAATCCCAAAAAGCGATAAATAAAAATATAGATGCAATAGCACCCCAACCACTCCATAAATAAGATGGAAAATCCTTTAAAATTTTTAAGATAAATTTCATTTAATTCTTTCTAATATAATTTTTTCTAATAATAATATAAATTTACAAACTATTCATTGATTAATATCAATATTAATAATAGTTATTGATATCTATAATTTAAACTGTATTATAAATTTTGACCCATTATCATATCTATAATCAAATTTTCCAAATAACTGACCTTTTACAATTGTCGATACAAGCTTTAAACCTAAGCTTTTTACTTTTTTTATATCAATTGAAGAAGGAAGTCCTTTTCCATTGTCTTTTATACTTAAAGTACATTTATTATTATCAACTACAAAAAAAACTTCTAGTTTTCCTTCAGCATCTACAAAACCATATTTATAAGCATTTGTAATTAATTCTGTAATTATTAAACCACAAGGTAAGGCATATTCGATATTCATATTAATATCATCTATAAAGCTATTTATTTTAATATCTTTTGTTCTGCCATAAGTACTATCTAAATCCTCTATAAGTTCTAAGACATACTTTTTAAATGGTATTGAATTTAAATCTTTTGATTCATAAAGTTTTCTATGAAGTAATTCCATAGTAAAAATTCTTTCCTGAATATCAGTTAAAGTATTTTTTGTTTTTTCATCTTCAATTTTTGACTTTTGAAGTTTTATTAAATTTATAGTCATTGCGAGATTATTTTTTACTCTATGGTGTATCTCTTTTAAAAGTGTCTCTTTTTCTTCTAATGAACTCCTAAGTTCTTTAGTTTTACCTTCAACTTTTTTATCCAATTCATTTATATTTTTTTCTATAGAATCTAACATGCTATCAAAAGTTTTTGCAAGTACCGCAATATCATCATTACCTTCAATTTCACTTCTTAAATTTATATTGCCATTATCAATCTCTTTTGCTGTATTAGTTAAAATATTAATACTCTTAAAAAGTCTTTTAAAAAGGAAAAAGCCTAAAAATATTGCAAGCAACAAAGATAAAATTGCTGCAGGAAATATTTTTAATAAGGGAGAATAAAATTCTCTATTAAAATCTTCTAAATATACCGTTGTCAAAAACAAAAGTTTTCTATCTCTTTTATCTTGTATTATTCTAACCCAAGTTAATGCCGGGTTTGTATATTTAAATGGCTTATCTTTTGAATCTAAAAGGTGGTAAATAGGTTCTTTATTGGCAGCTTCTAGTATTTGTTTTGCAGAAAGAAGTCCTGTTTGAGGATAATCTGAACTTGACATTTTACTCAAACAATATTTATTATTATATGGTTTATCTTTTGAATTATATAAAGGTTTATCTTCAACATCTTCATGTCTTGTATTTATCCATATTAAATTGATTTTACCTTTATGATCTTTATAAGTTAAATCAAAACTTTTTTGTAAATCCTGTTTAATATTTTCTTCTAAATTTTCATGTCTATTCTTAAATGCTTTTGGCTCACATTTAGTTACTAAAGTCTCTTTCCCTTCTTTTATACTTCTAGAATAAAATATACTTTCAGCCCTCTTAGGACACATATGTTCTTGTTTTTTTCTATAAATTAAGACCTTATCATTTTTTAATAACTCCTTATTTATAAGAAGACTATTATTATGACTGCTATATAAAGTTTTATCATGATTATCAACTATATATATCTTACATTTTAAGTCATCACTTAGATTTTTTAATTCAATATTTTTTTCATTCTCAACATTTTTCAAAAATTCATTAACTCGAGTTTTTAGGAATGATTCTATTTCATTCGTTTTCGTTTCTTTTTCATGTATTAAAAGCTGTACTCCAAGCTTTATTTGCTGATTTGTCAAAGTAATCATATGTTCTATTTGATTTTTTTTATATTCTTTTTGCTCATCTTGCATATTTGGAATAATTTGAATAAATAAAATGGCTAGTAATACTAATCCTAAAATTGTAAAAGTGAGCGTGATTTTTGTATTTAGCGAATATGATTTTGGAGTAGACATCTAATTAATTTTTAACTTATAACCTAATTCAAAAATATTTTCAATTAAATTAGTACCTAATTTATTTTTTATTCTATAAACTAAAGTTCTTAACTTACCAATATCTGTATAATCATCTCTCCAAATATAGTTATTAATCTTTTCAAAACTTACTGGCTCATTTGGATAATCAGATAATATATCAAATAGTTTTGATTCATTTCCTGTCAATTTTATAGGTAAGTCATTTTTAAAAAGTATTTTTTTTGCTTTATTAAAACTATATCCTTCTATACAGGCTATCTTTTTTTCAGTTTTTTTATTTATTTCTAAAGAATCTTTATTTTTAAAAAAATACTTATGCTTATGTAAAGCTGTTTCTATAGCAACTTTTAATTCTTCATCTCTACAAGGTTTTATCAAATAACCATAAGGTTCACTTTCCATTGCATTTTTAATAGTTTTATCATCACTAAAAGAAGTTAAAAAAACTATTGGTATTTTATTATAAGCCCAAATCTCTTTTGCTGCATCAATTCCTGTTTTTTCACCTTTTAATTTTATATCCATAAGTATGATATCAGGGTTATTTATATTTGCATGTTTAATAGCTGCATCTGCTGTAGTTTCTATTCCTGTTACTTCATATCCAAATTCTTCTAAAGAATACTCCATTCCCATTGCTAAGACTGCTTCATCTTCAACAATTAGTACAGAGGTATTATTATCATATAAATTTGGAAATTTTTTCATAAAAATACCTTTTGTGATTTCAGTGTTATTTGTATTGGTTATGATACTCACTATCAATTTAAATCTAGATTAAATAAAAATCTGATATAAAACACATATGAAAAGGAAACAAATGAATAAAAGTAAAATTTTATTAAGCTCGATTGCAACTCTTGCAGTTTTAAATGTTCAATCTTTAGCAGAATCTACAACATTAGATTCAGTTGATGTTTGGGAAACAGAAGTAATTAGTTCATCATTAAATTTAGGAAAAGATGTAATCGAAACAAAGCAAGCTGACCACTTAAGTGATTTACTTAGAGATTTGCCAGGAGTTGATGTAGGAGGAACTCATTCAATTAACAATAGAATAAATATCAGAGGATTACAAGATGAAGATCTTGAAATCACTTTAGATGGAGCAAAAGTTCAAAACGCAAATATGTTTCATCATATTGGAAACTTATTAGTTAACCCTGATATTCTAAAAAAAGCTGATATTCAAGTTGGAACTAACTCTATTGTTAACGGTAGTTTAGGTGGTTCTGTAGCATTTGAAACAAAAGATGGAAAAGATATACTTGAAAAAGGCAAAAACCTAGGAGCTAGAATTTCAACTACTTATAATTCAAATGACAGTATTGGTGGCTCATTATCTGCTTATGGGAAAGTTTTTGAAAATGCAGATTTCTTAATTTATCATAATTACATAAATAAAGATAATTGGGAAGATGGAGATGGTACTGAAACTTTTGGTGTTGATGGAAAAATAAATAATACTTTAGTTAAATTTGGAGTGGATATTAGTGATACTCAAAGAATTTCTTTGTCTTATGATAGGTTAAAAGATAAAGGTGATTATTCACCAAGACCTGATTTTGGTAGAGAATATAATGAAGCTAGAACAGGATTTGATACTTTTCCTACAGAATATTTAAGGGAGACTATAACATTAAAACATAAATTGAACTTAGGAGATAATTTACTTTTAGATACTTCTATTTACTCAAATGAAAATGAACTTGAAAGATACGAAGGTCCATTAACAAGTGGAGCTCCTGTTAGACCTGGTGGACTTTTTGAAGGTTTACTAAATGGTAAAGTAAAAACTGTAGGAATTAATACAAAAGCTCAGTCAAATA contains:
- a CDS encoding response regulator, with the protein product MKKFPNLYDNNTSVLIVEDEAVLAMGMEYSLEEFGYEVTGIETTADAAIKHANINNPDIILMDIKLKGEKTGIDAAKEIWAYNKIPIVFLTSFSDDKTIKNAMESEPYGYLIKPCRDEELKVAIETALHKHKYFFKNKDSLEINKKTEKKIACIEGYSFNKAKKILFKNDLPIKLTGNESKLFDILSDYPNEPVSFEKINNYIWRDDYTDIGKLRTLVYRIKNKLGTNLIENIFELGYKLKIN
- a CDS encoding ABC transporter permease; the encoded protein is MKFILKILKDFPSYLWSGWGAIASIFLFIAFWDLGNQLYGNLVLPSPKETFSTLFVMLKDDAVWVDILLTIKRAVYGFSISLLFGSFLGLLSGLFVTASIMSRPIVTILVGMPPIAWIVLAMIWFGMSDMTVIFTVIVASFPIIFIGALQGTRTIEGDLKEMADSFKLPFRMKLLDIYFPHIFSYIFPAWVSALGMSWKIVVMAELLSANDGIGAALAIARSQLDTPTALALVVIMIGSLLLIEYLILEPIKREVELWRE
- a CDS encoding TonB-dependent receptor domain-containing protein translates to MNKSKILLSSIATLAVLNVQSLAESTTLDSVDVWETEVISSSLNLGKDVIETKQADHLSDLLRDLPGVDVGGTHSINNRINIRGLQDEDLEITLDGAKVQNANMFHHIGNLLVNPDILKKADIQVGTNSIVNGSLGGSVAFETKDGKDILEKGKNLGARISTTYNSNDSIGGSLSAYGKVFENADFLIYHNYINKDNWEDGDGTETFGVDGKINNTLVKFGVDISDTQRISLSYDRLKDKGDYSPRPDFGREYNEARTGFDTFPTEYLRETITLKHKLNLGDNLLLDTSIYSNENELERYEGPLTSGAPVRPGGLFEGLLNGKVKTVGINTKAQSNIETGDILHTLTYAALYDKQTSKVTWNGDKYGDNESAKSFALFIENAIDFDNGLILTPGIRYNYYDFDGAYGEIKDNKITYGLAAEYAVNDDLTFLASATTLYKGVEMVDVLATNRIFVSDNSDLKSETGINKEIGFRYVKSNVLGADDIGFSFKYFNTTIKDYINANWLAMTNEGELDIKGFESSFAYNKGPFSSLLTYSHSSSNFERTGEPLKKQPGDSISLGIDYKVTPRIDLAWESLFVLKEKDIPSTGNFIEKESYNVHDIALKWRPQGVKGLSLVTGVDNIFDKQYSSHISENRVFSVGGTDRSTVDYEPGRNFKVTLSYKF
- a CDS encoding ABC transporter ATP-binding protein — its product is MERIEELLVEDVSHSFGFDDILKDINFKLQKGKVLSIVGPSGGGKTTLLHLCAHLLDLEEGKIKNSFESSSYAFQEARLLPWKNVIDNISLGLKAKGIKKDKREEESRKIALEFGLDEDDFEKFPKDLSGGMKQRVSFARAMVTKPSLLFLDEPFSALDIGLKKELQNMLIKTIEKENLSILFITHDLMEAIKLSDEVLLLKAEPVGHIVKTYKYDVPQSMRDDEFVYEQTAKLLSNRTIIETFELELK
- a CDS encoding sensor histidine kinase, producing the protein MSTPKSYSLNTKITLTFTILGLVLLAILFIQIIPNMQDEQKEYKKNQIEHMITLTNQQIKLGVQLLIHEKETKTNEIESFLKTRVNEFLKNVENEKNIELKNLSDDLKCKIYIVDNHDKTLYSSHNNSLLINKELLKNDKVLIYRKKQEHMCPKRAESIFYSRSIKEGKETLVTKCEPKAFKNRHENLEENIKQDLQKSFDLTYKDHKGKINLIWINTRHEDVEDKPLYNSKDKPYNNKYCLSKMSSSDYPQTGLLSAKQILEAANKEPIYHLLDSKDKPFKYTNPALTWVRIIQDKRDRKLLFLTTVYLEDFNREFYSPLLKIFPAAILSLLLAIFLGFFLFKRLFKSINILTNTAKEIDNGNINLRSEIEGNDDIAVLAKTFDSMLDSIEKNINELDKKVEGKTKELRSSLEEKETLLKEIHHRVKNNLAMTINLIKLQKSKIEDEKTKNTLTDIQERIFTMELLHRKLYESKDLNSIPFKKYVLELIEDLDSTYGRTKDIKINSFIDDINMNIEYALPCGLIITELITNAYKYGFVDAEGKLEVFFVVDNNKCTLSIKDNGKGLPSSIDIKKVKSLGLKLVSTIVKGQLFGKFDYRYDNGSKFIIQFKL